In Novipirellula artificiosorum, the genomic window GTTTCGGCGGCGGAGACCACGGATCCACTCACGTTTACCGCATCACAGCGACAATGCATCGACGACAATGCATTGTGGGGACCGCCGGAAAAGCAGAACATTCCTTCGGTCGAATCATCCGGGAGTGCGGTTCAATGGTTGGTCGCGCGAACGCCGTTGCCGGTCGCCGAGGAAATCGAGCGTGCAGCGAAGATTCACGCTGAAGTACTTGCGAAAAACCAAACCGCCGATGGACCAGCCCAGGTCGCCGACATCTTGGCCGCCTTGGTCGACGCGCTGCCGCCTCGAATGTGTTCTCCGGATTATGAGGTTACGATCACGATCGTCGATCAGGGCAAGATGGATTCGTTTTCCGCAGGTGCCGGCCGCATCTACGTTTCACAGTCTTTTCTACAAACGTCCCCGGCCGATGATCCAGCGGGTCGTGATCGCATCGCCTTTGTACTGGCGCACGAGTTGGGCCACCTTTGCTTGGGCCATGCAAAACGATCGTTTCAAAGGGAGTGGTTGCGCGAGCACCTGAAACGAGACCTTGACGCCGCCCCTGAACGAAACGCCAAAGCAGAAGACATCGTTCGATCCATCCGTGGCGTCGGCGCCATCCTCGAGGCCTCGTACTCACGCGAAGACGATTTTCTGGACGATTTGTTTGCCATTCACTTGTGCCGCAATGCAGGCTTTGATGTCGAAAACGGACTCGACGTGCTCCGCCGCGCCGCCGTCGCTCAGAACAAGTCTCTGTTGCTCGATCCTCCGGAACGCGAGGGAGACCCGCCGGTTG contains:
- a CDS encoding M48 family metalloprotease — encoded protein: MNHGYVRTAARDCGEWLRLIGILLLGGPFVSAAETTDPLTFTASQRQCIDDNALWGPPEKQNIPSVESSGSAVQWLVARTPLPVAEEIERAAKIHAEVLAKNQTADGPAQVADILAALVDALPPRMCSPDYEVTITIVDQGKMDSFSAGAGRIYVSQSFLQTSPADDPAGRDRIAFVLAHELGHLCLGHAKRSFQREWLREHLKRDLDAAPERNAKAEDIVRSIRGVGAILEASYSREDDFLDDLFAIHLCRNAGFDVENGLDVLRRAAVAQNKSLLLDPPEREGDPPVEPEFQEATSGESFTLASQPTITHRLRRVRLELDGLIYGDEYGLFEFDRESRELQSAEENSIQADERVLVCIHGMESNLGVYEPLMEQVAEVDADAKLRILGFQYPADESLARSAKYLAREMRRVGAASAHVDFVCHSAGGLVLRHYVEVDGGDAHRVYFQGTPHLGSNLAALRSLLEVGQFIGDLNFGFDAALASAIRDGHGQISHDLLP